Proteins from a genomic interval of Paenibacillus lentus:
- a CDS encoding peptide ABC transporter substrate-binding protein — protein sequence MKKKKSLLLLLTLVLALSTLLAACGSNDKGASNGGKNNTPAENANSGEVKLAADQTLRVNLSAEPPTFDPGQAQDSQANTVLKTMYEGLARIDDDGQPVPAAAEKWDVDGTKYTFYLRQDAKWSNGDPVTAHDFVFAWERVLSPNTTPAAPYAYQMYYLKNGQEYNEGKITDFSQVGVKAVDDYTLEVELVAPTPYFLGLTSFYTFYPVHQSVKDDAKWAVDASKMIVNGPFTLTSWIKGQTIEVTKNENYWDKDSIKLNKITMSLVNSGATEITSYRNNELDRAGHPNGEIPTDQIPIVQKELKDEFKVKGIASTYYYQFNLTAKPFDNEKIRKAFAMAIDRQIIVDKVTLGGQLPAFGFIPPGIAGVNDEYRKEVKDDYFTENVEEAKKLLEEGMKEEGYTKLPDITLTYNSSEAHKKIALAVADMWKNNLGVDVKTENQEWAVFIENRQNLNYQVARAGWSADYNDPMTFIDMWTSNSGNNDIGFKNEEYDKLIAEAKAMEDNTKRNENFKKAEEILVKDNMAIMPIYYYTNVAVEKPWLKGVTLDFSGAIDYTRAYITDQRK from the coding sequence ATGAAGAAGAAGAAGAGTCTCTTGCTTCTTTTGACATTGGTATTGGCACTCAGCACATTGCTTGCTGCTTGCGGATCCAATGACAAGGGTGCCTCTAACGGCGGCAAGAACAATACACCAGCTGAGAATGCGAACAGCGGTGAGGTGAAATTGGCTGCGGATCAAACGCTTAGAGTTAACTTGAGTGCAGAACCGCCAACTTTCGATCCTGGCCAAGCACAAGACAGCCAAGCTAACACTGTCCTCAAAACTATGTATGAGGGTCTTGCTCGGATTGACGATGATGGACAACCTGTTCCTGCAGCAGCGGAAAAGTGGGATGTGGACGGTACGAAATATACATTCTACCTGCGTCAAGACGCGAAGTGGAGCAATGGTGACCCCGTAACAGCGCACGACTTTGTATTTGCTTGGGAGCGTGTTCTGAGCCCGAATACGACTCCGGCAGCACCTTATGCATACCAAATGTATTACCTGAAAAACGGTCAAGAATATAATGAAGGTAAAATTACTGATTTTAGCCAAGTTGGTGTAAAAGCAGTTGATGACTACACGTTGGAAGTTGAACTGGTTGCACCAACGCCTTACTTCCTAGGTCTGACTTCTTTTTACACGTTCTACCCTGTTCACCAGTCTGTTAAAGATGATGCGAAATGGGCAGTAGACGCAAGCAAAATGATTGTTAATGGTCCTTTTACATTGACAAGCTGGATTAAAGGTCAAACGATCGAAGTGACTAAGAATGAAAATTATTGGGACAAAGACAGCATTAAGCTGAACAAAATTACGATGTCCCTTGTAAATAGTGGCGCAACTGAAATCACGAGTTACAGAAATAATGAATTGGATCGTGCAGGGCACCCGAACGGGGAAATTCCTACCGACCAAATTCCAATTGTTCAAAAAGAACTGAAAGACGAATTTAAAGTTAAAGGTATTGCAAGTACGTATTACTATCAATTCAACCTGACAGCTAAACCATTTGATAATGAGAAAATCCGCAAAGCATTTGCAATGGCGATCGATCGTCAAATCATCGTCGATAAAGTTACACTCGGCGGACAGCTGCCGGCATTCGGATTTATTCCTCCAGGCATCGCAGGGGTAAATGACGAATACCGTAAAGAGGTTAAAGATGACTACTTTACAGAAAATGTAGAAGAAGCTAAAAAACTTCTCGAAGAAGGCATGAAAGAAGAAGGATACACCAAGCTTCCTGACATTACATTGACATACAACTCCAGTGAAGCCCATAAGAAAATCGCTCTTGCTGTAGCGGATATGTGGAAAAACAACCTTGGCGTTGATGTAAAAACGGAAAACCAAGAGTGGGCTGTATTTATTGAGAACCGCCAAAACCTGAACTACCAAGTAGCACGTGCTGGCTGGAGTGCGGACTATAACGACCCAATGACATTTATCGACATGTGGACTTCCAATAGTGGAAACAACGACATCGGCTTTAAGAATGAAGAGTACGACAAGTTGATCGCTGAAGCGAAAGCTATGGAAGATAACACAAAACGTAACGAAAACTTCAAAAAAGCTGAGGAGATCCTTGTAAAGGATAATATGGCGATTATGCCAATCTACTACTACACGAATGTAGCTGTAGAGAAGCCGTGGCTCAAAGGCGTAACGCTTGATTTCAGCGGTGCGATCGACTATACTCGCGCATACATTACGGATCAACGCAAGTAA
- a CDS encoding ABC transporter permease — MVRYIANKFFYMLVSLFILISATFFLMQAIPGDPLTSEKQVPPAIKERLYEQLGLDKPVYQQYLKYLGNVVQGDFGISMKKINQDVSDIIGQTFSTSLKLGLVAIVVAVIVGVLLGMLAALYHRKLIDNVAMVLAVLGIAVPSFVVATLLQYVFSSKLQLLPTMGFNGPLYYVLPVAALTAQPIAFIARLTRSSMLEVLHADYIKTAKAKGLGWMAILFRHVIRNGIMPVVTYLGPMTANIVTGSVVIEQIFGIGGIGKQFVEAISTRDYPVIMGITIFYGILLMVVRFITDIAYVFVDPRIKLSKGKEG, encoded by the coding sequence ATGGTTCGTTATATTGCCAATAAGTTTTTCTATATGTTGGTCTCATTGTTCATTCTGATCTCGGCCACCTTCTTTCTGATGCAAGCAATTCCAGGGGATCCCTTAACCTCAGAGAAACAGGTGCCACCTGCCATTAAGGAGCGTCTGTATGAGCAATTAGGTTTGGATAAGCCCGTTTATCAGCAGTATTTAAAATATTTGGGGAATGTCGTTCAAGGTGACTTCGGAATTTCGATGAAGAAAATCAATCAGGATGTCTCCGACATTATCGGACAAACTTTCTCGACCTCATTGAAGCTCGGGCTGGTTGCGATTGTCGTGGCGGTTATCGTTGGTGTACTGCTCGGAATGCTGGCAGCGCTGTATCATCGCAAGCTGATCGATAATGTGGCGATGGTGCTAGCGGTGCTTGGCATTGCTGTTCCCAGCTTCGTTGTCGCCACCTTGCTTCAGTACGTCTTTTCATCGAAGCTTCAATTGCTGCCAACAATGGGCTTTAATGGGCCGTTGTATTATGTTCTGCCAGTAGCAGCATTGACGGCTCAGCCGATCGCTTTCATTGCCCGCTTGACACGTTCAAGCATGCTGGAAGTGCTGCACGCTGATTATATTAAGACGGCTAAAGCGAAGGGCTTGGGCTGGATGGCTATTTTGTTCCGCCACGTCATTCGAAATGGAATTATGCCGGTTGTTACTTATTTAGGTCCGATGACGGCGAATATCGTTACCGGTTCCGTTGTTATCGAACAAATTTTTGGAATCGGCGGTATCGGCAAGCAGTTCGTTGAGGCCATTAGCACCCGCGACTATCCGGTCATTATGGGGATTACGATATTCTATGGAATCCTGCTGATGGTGGTCCGGTTTATTACGGATATCGCTTATGTATTTGTAGATCCACGAATTAAACTCAGCAAAGGAAAGGAGGGGTAA
- a CDS encoding ABC transporter permease codes for MDLKPMKIMPAPADLKPEDFRKIGTDEREAEVIQRESISAWKDAWYRLRSNKLAMGALGMLILITLAAIFGPMISEYNYYSNDYMNTNSPPSVEHWFGTDDLGRDVFVRTWMGARISLIVGLAAACIDLLIGVIYGGIMGYFGGRVDEIMNKFSEILYSIPYLLVTILLLVVMEPSLGTIILALTITGWINMSWIVRGEIMQLKNREFVLASRSMGAGSGRLLFRHLLPNAVGPIIVTVTLSVPNAIFAEAFLSFLGLGVQAPIASLGSMINDALTGWLYFPWRMLFPAILISLIMLSFNVFGDGLRDALDPKMKK; via the coding sequence ATGGATCTAAAACCAATGAAAATAATGCCGGCCCCTGCTGACCTGAAGCCGGAAGATTTTCGCAAAATCGGCACGGACGAGAGGGAAGCTGAAGTCATTCAGCGTGAAAGTATTTCGGCATGGAAAGATGCTTGGTATCGTTTACGCAGCAACAAACTAGCGATGGGCGCCCTTGGTATGTTGATATTGATTACGCTTGCCGCTATTTTTGGCCCGATGATTTCAGAGTATAACTATTATTCTAACGATTATATGAATACGAACTCACCGCCGTCGGTCGAGCATTGGTTCGGAACTGACGACCTCGGACGCGACGTGTTTGTCCGTACCTGGATGGGTGCAAGAATTTCCCTGATTGTAGGTTTGGCTGCCGCTTGTATCGATTTGTTGATCGGTGTTATATACGGAGGCATTATGGGATATTTTGGCGGACGTGTGGATGAGATCATGAATAAATTTTCAGAAATTCTATATTCGATTCCTTATCTATTGGTTACGATACTGCTTCTCGTCGTGATGGAGCCAAGTCTGGGCACGATTATACTGGCTTTAACCATTACCGGATGGATTAATATGTCCTGGATTGTCCGCGGTGAAATTATGCAGCTGAAGAACCGTGAATTCGTACTGGCTTCTCGTTCGATGGGTGCCGGCTCGGGGCGTCTTTTGTTCCGTCACCTCCTTCCGAATGCGGTTGGTCCGATCATTGTTACGGTTACATTGTCTGTTCCGAACGCGATTTTTGCTGAAGCGTTTCTTAGCTTCCTCGGTCTCGGTGTGCAAGCGCCGATCGCTTCTCTAGGTTCGATGATCAATGATGCGCTTACGGGCTGGTTGTACTTCCCTTGGCGGATGTTGTTCCCAGCTATTCTGATCAGCTTAATTATGCTGTCGTTTAATGTTTTCGGCGATGGTCTTCGTGATGCGCTGGATCCAAAAATGAAAAAATAG
- a CDS encoding ABC transporter ATP-binding protein, with protein sequence MEPILQVKDLHVSFQVKGGEVKAVRGMNFEIGKGETVAIVGESGSGKSVTAQTIMRLIPSPPSIIKQGEVLFQGQDLLKKSIKQMEAIRGKDIGMIFQDPMTSLNPTIKIGKQITEVLVKHQNMSAAEAQAQAIEMLKLVGIKNAEARFNQYPHEFSGGMRQRAMIAIALACRPALLIADEPTTALDVTIQAQIMDVMKDMQQRLGTSIILITHDLGVVAGMCDRVIVMYAGEVVETGTKWEIFKNPQHPYTKGLLRSMPRLDQKKGEPLIPIIGTPPDLIKPPLGCPFAARCDQAMKICGRIDPEATVFSDTHTARCWDLHPMAKEAQSS encoded by the coding sequence ATGGAACCGATTTTACAGGTTAAGGATCTGCATGTATCCTTTCAGGTTAAAGGCGGAGAAGTAAAAGCCGTTCGCGGCATGAACTTCGAGATAGGTAAAGGGGAAACGGTTGCTATCGTTGGTGAGTCAGGCAGTGGGAAAAGTGTCACAGCCCAAACAATCATGCGCCTAATCCCGTCCCCTCCATCGATAATCAAGCAAGGTGAGGTTCTATTCCAAGGACAGGACTTGCTGAAGAAAAGTATTAAACAAATGGAAGCTATTCGCGGTAAAGATATCGGTATGATATTTCAAGACCCGATGACTTCCCTGAACCCAACGATAAAGATCGGTAAGCAAATTACCGAAGTGTTAGTCAAACATCAGAATATGTCAGCGGCTGAAGCTCAAGCTCAAGCGATTGAGATGCTGAAACTTGTCGGCATTAAAAATGCAGAAGCCCGCTTTAATCAATATCCTCATGAATTTTCCGGAGGGATGCGTCAACGTGCGATGATCGCGATTGCGCTGGCTTGCCGGCCAGCTCTGCTGATTGCCGATGAGCCGACGACTGCCCTTGACGTGACGATTCAAGCACAAATTATGGATGTCATGAAGGACATGCAGCAGCGTCTTGGCACATCTATCATTCTAATCACGCATGATCTTGGTGTCGTAGCAGGCATGTGTGATCGCGTAATTGTTATGTATGCTGGCGAGGTGGTCGAAACGGGAACGAAATGGGAGATTTTCAAAAATCCACAGCATCCCTACACTAAAGGATTGCTTCGTTCCATGCCGCGTCTGGATCAGAAGAAGGGTGAGCCGCTTATTCCGATTATCGGGACTCCGCCGGACTTGATTAAACCGCCGCTCGGCTGTCCGTTTGCTGCCCGCTGCGACCAGGCGATGAAGATTTGTGGACGGATTGATCCGGAGGCTACCGTATTTAGCGATACGCACACCGCACGCTGCTGGGATCTGCATCCGATGGCGAAGGAGGCGCAGTCGTCTTGA
- a CDS encoding ABC transporter ATP-binding protein, whose amino-acid sequence MSKNLIEVEGLKKYFNVGGGNVLKAVNNISFSIAEGETLGLVGESGCGKSTAGRTILRLYEPTAGSVRFNGTDINKLPPKQMKAMRRDMQMIFQDPYASLNPRFTVTDIIGEALDIHKMAGSRAERKKRVEELLDMVGLNPDHATRYPHEFSGGQRQRIGIARALAVNPKFIICDEPISALDVSIQAQVVNLLKDLQDRLGLTYLFIAHDLSMVKHISDRVAVMYLGRIVELAESEELYANPMHPYTKTLLSAIPIPDPEIEANKKRILLEDDANGPIQSAKDGASSGGAFDLENSELVEVSKGHWVSMPKK is encoded by the coding sequence TTGAGTAAAAACTTGATCGAAGTCGAAGGTTTAAAGAAATATTTCAATGTCGGCGGCGGAAACGTGCTGAAGGCCGTGAATAATATTAGCTTCTCTATTGCGGAAGGCGAGACGTTAGGACTCGTTGGTGAGTCCGGTTGCGGCAAATCGACGGCCGGTCGTACGATTCTTCGTTTGTACGAGCCTACTGCAGGTAGCGTGAGATTTAATGGGACGGACATTAACAAGCTGCCTCCGAAGCAAATGAAGGCGATGCGTCGCGATATGCAAATGATCTTCCAGGATCCTTACGCTTCGCTTAATCCTCGGTTTACCGTCACCGATATTATCGGTGAGGCGCTGGACATTCACAAAATGGCCGGCAGCCGGGCGGAACGGAAGAAGAGAGTAGAAGAGCTGCTGGATATGGTTGGGCTTAACCCGGATCATGCGACGCGTTATCCGCATGAGTTCTCCGGCGGACAGCGTCAGCGCATCGGAATTGCCCGTGCGCTCGCGGTTAATCCTAAATTCATTATTTGTGACGAACCGATCTCTGCACTCGACGTGTCCATTCAGGCGCAGGTCGTTAACCTGCTCAAAGACTTGCAGGATCGTCTAGGGTTGACTTATTTATTCATCGCTCATGATTTGTCCATGGTGAAGCATATTAGCGACAGAGTGGCGGTTATGTATTTGGGTCGCATTGTGGAGCTTGCGGAAAGTGAAGAACTGTACGCTAATCCGATGCATCCGTATACGAAGACGCTTTTGTCCGCTATTCCGATCCCTGACCCGGAAATTGAGGCAAACAAGAAACGCATTCTGCTTGAAGACGACGCCAATGGCCCGATTCAGTCGGCGAAAGACGGCGCTTCGAGCGGAGGAGCTTTTGATTTGGAGAATTCGGAGTTGGTTGAGGTATCCAAGGGACATTGGGTATCCATGCCGAAGAAATAA
- the bshC gene encoding bacillithiol biosynthesis cysteine-adding enzyme BshC yields the protein MNVVQEPLQSGQPLAESYLSDFQAVEHLFGGHPAEEGSWSARLQWLDRTEHLRAGRRELVQRLRQYNERFNPNPAVTKSLSKLGQPGTVVIVGGQQSGLFTGPLLVIYKAITIIKAAERASKQLGRDVVPVFWIAGEDHDWDEVDHTYVLSPELEVSRIRIPREDGRRGSVSYTVVKAEEWERAVRDLDQLLPDSEFKADLLGQLRDALSVSASLTEAFARLLGTWFGKYGLVLLDSADPTLRRLEVPMFEAMIRSNDELESAYHAASRDITSLGYRPQAEVAEGGANLFYIAEGERLLLFKRGDVYTDRKGLVAFSREALIAELHRHPERFSNNVLTRPLMQDYLLPVLGSVLGNGEIAYWGLTGKAFELLELRMPLLLPRMSFTIMDDTTQKHMDKYSLSWEDVIDHTAFTRIKADWLAKQDKLQLDAQFAEMKRAFAGLYDPLIEQLGQVEKGLIKLGNTNKTKIIEQMDFLQVRVKEAMERSNEAGLRHFDRIEFTLFPQHKPQERVFNIYAYLNRYGIDWIDRLMEVPYEMMGQHRMVYA from the coding sequence ATGAACGTTGTTCAAGAGCCTTTACAATCTGGTCAACCGCTGGCGGAGTCTTATTTATCAGACTTTCAAGCAGTGGAGCATTTATTTGGTGGGCATCCGGCTGAAGAAGGAAGTTGGTCGGCTAGACTGCAGTGGCTCGATCGGACGGAGCATCTTCGGGCCGGGCGGAGAGAGCTAGTTCAGCGACTGCGGCAATATAATGAACGGTTTAACCCCAATCCTGCTGTAACGAAATCATTGAGCAAGCTGGGGCAGCCGGGAACCGTGGTTATCGTTGGAGGACAGCAAAGCGGGCTGTTTACAGGGCCTCTGCTTGTCATATATAAAGCCATAACCATCATTAAGGCGGCTGAGCGGGCATCCAAGCAGCTGGGCCGCGATGTTGTTCCGGTATTCTGGATCGCCGGTGAGGATCATGACTGGGATGAGGTAGACCATACATACGTACTCTCGCCCGAGCTTGAAGTGTCCCGAATTCGTATTCCGCGTGAGGATGGTCGCAGAGGCTCGGTCAGCTATACTGTAGTCAAAGCCGAGGAATGGGAGAGGGCAGTCAGAGATCTAGACCAATTACTTCCAGATAGTGAATTTAAAGCGGATCTGCTAGGACAATTAAGGGACGCATTATCCGTTTCCGCTTCATTGACTGAAGCATTTGCAAGATTACTTGGTACCTGGTTTGGAAAGTACGGACTTGTATTGCTTGATTCTGCTGATCCGACGCTGCGTAGGCTGGAGGTGCCGATGTTTGAAGCGATGATTCGAAGCAATGATGAGCTGGAATCTGCTTATCATGCTGCCTCTAGAGACATTACCTCGCTGGGCTACCGCCCACAGGCAGAAGTCGCGGAGGGTGGAGCGAATCTTTTCTATATCGCAGAGGGGGAGCGCTTGCTGCTGTTTAAGCGGGGGGATGTGTATACTGACCGTAAAGGCTTGGTCGCTTTTTCGCGGGAGGCACTTATTGCCGAGCTGCACAGACATCCCGAGCGGTTTAGTAACAATGTGTTAACCCGACCTCTCATGCAGGACTATTTGCTTCCTGTACTTGGCTCTGTCCTTGGTAACGGGGAAATTGCCTATTGGGGTCTTACCGGTAAAGCGTTCGAGCTGCTTGAGCTGCGAATGCCGCTTTTACTGCCTCGAATGTCGTTTACGATCATGGATGACACGACGCAAAAGCATATGGACAAATATAGTTTGTCATGGGAAGATGTAATAGATCATACCGCATTTACAAGGATTAAGGCCGATTGGCTGGCAAAGCAGGATAAGCTGCAGCTTGATGCGCAGTTTGCAGAAATGAAGAGGGCATTTGCCGGCTTATACGATCCGTTAATTGAGCAGCTAGGTCAAGTTGAGAAAGGTTTGATCAAGCTTGGGAACACTAATAAAACGAAGATAATCGAGCAAATGGACTTTTTGCAGGTGCGCGTCAAAGAGGCGATGGAAAGAAGCAATGAAGCTGGCCTGCGACATTTTGACCGCATTGAATTTACCTTGTTTCCCCAGCATAAGCCGCAGGAGCGAGTTTTTAATATTTATGCCTATTTGAATCGATATGGAATTGACTGGATTGATCGTCTGATGGAGGTTCCGTATGAAATGATGGGGCAGCACAGAATGGTTTATGCTTAA
- a CDS encoding adenosylhomocysteinase has product MTTKSIQNSVITDLKLAPEGHLKIDWVEAHMPVLSRIRKQFEQEQPFKGLKVAISLHLEAKTAYLAKVVQAGGAEVTITGSNPLSTQDDVCAALVEDGVTVFAKYNPDPKEYKELLIRALENKPDLIIDDGGDLVSILHSERPDLLEYIRGGAEETTTGILRLKAMEKEGQLKFPMVAVNDAYCKYLFDNRYGTGQSVWDGINRTTNLVVAGKTVVVVGYGWCGKGVAMRAKGLGANVIVTEIDAIKAVEAYMDGFQVMPMVEAAKVGDFFVTVTGNRDVIRGEHYDVMKDGAILSNAGHFDVEVNKPELEERSSSVRTVRRNIEEYQLKDGRKMYILAEGRLVNLAAGDGHPAEIMDMTFALQALSLKYVNEHYKEIGASVVNVPYELDELVARNKLESLGVSIDQLTEEQRAYLDSWQEN; this is encoded by the coding sequence TTGACGACAAAATCGATTCAGAACAGCGTGATTACGGATTTGAAGCTGGCCCCGGAGGGCCATTTAAAAATCGACTGGGTTGAAGCCCATATGCCCGTGCTTAGTCGTATTCGCAAACAATTCGAGCAGGAGCAACCTTTTAAAGGCTTGAAAGTGGCAATTTCTTTGCATTTGGAGGCGAAAACAGCTTATTTGGCTAAAGTCGTTCAAGCTGGCGGCGCCGAGGTTACGATTACGGGGAGCAATCCGCTGTCCACCCAGGATGATGTATGTGCGGCGCTTGTCGAAGATGGCGTAACGGTATTTGCGAAATATAATCCTGATCCGAAGGAATATAAGGAACTGTTGATTCGCGCACTGGAGAACAAGCCGGATCTCATTATTGACGATGGTGGGGATCTCGTCAGCATCCTTCATTCCGAGCGTCCTGACCTGCTTGAGTACATACGCGGCGGCGCGGAAGAAACAACGACCGGTATCCTCCGTCTTAAAGCAATGGAGAAGGAAGGTCAATTAAAATTCCCTATGGTGGCGGTAAATGACGCTTACTGTAAATACTTGTTTGACAATCGTTACGGAACAGGCCAATCGGTTTGGGATGGCATTAACCGGACGACAAATCTTGTCGTTGCCGGAAAAACCGTTGTTGTCGTAGGTTACGGTTGGTGCGGCAAAGGGGTTGCCATGCGTGCGAAGGGGCTCGGGGCGAACGTCATCGTGACTGAGATTGATGCAATCAAAGCGGTCGAGGCTTACATGGACGGTTTTCAAGTTATGCCGATGGTTGAGGCGGCCAAAGTTGGCGACTTCTTCGTAACGGTAACGGGCAACCGCGATGTTATTCGCGGTGAGCACTATGACGTAATGAAGGACGGAGCTATTCTGTCCAACGCAGGCCATTTCGACGTTGAGGTGAACAAGCCGGAGCTGGAAGAGCGTTCCTCCTCGGTGCGGACCGTACGCCGTAATATTGAAGAATATCAATTAAAGGATGGGCGTAAAATGTACATTCTGGCGGAAGGGCGTCTAGTGAACCTGGCAGCAGGTGATGGCCATCCAGCAGAAATTATGGATATGACCTTTGCGCTTCAAGCCTTGTCCTTGAAATATGTAAATGAGCATTATAAGGAAATCGGTGCTTCTGTTGTCAACGTGCCATATGAATTGGATGAACTCGTGGCTCGGAACAAACTGGAAAGCCTTGGAGTCAGCATTGATCAGCTTACTGAAGAGCAGCGTGCTTATTTGGATAGCTGGCAGGAGAACTAA
- the mraZ gene encoding division/cell wall cluster transcriptional repressor MraZ, giving the protein MFMGEFQHSIDDKGRIIIPAKFRELLGASFVVTRGLDQCLFVYPMEEWSVLEQKLKALPLMKSDARAFTRFFFSGATECEWDKQGRVNLPGNLRQYAKLEKDCVVLGVSNRVEIWSRDTWEQYFQQSEDTFNDIAEKLVDFNFDL; this is encoded by the coding sequence ATGTTTATGGGGGAATTCCAACATAGCATTGATGACAAAGGTCGGATTATTATACCGGCTAAATTTCGTGAGCTTCTTGGAGCCTCTTTTGTGGTTACCCGCGGTTTGGACCAATGCCTCTTTGTGTATCCGATGGAGGAATGGAGCGTGCTGGAACAGAAGCTCAAAGCCCTCCCTTTGATGAAGTCTGACGCTCGTGCCTTTACCCGCTTTTTTTTCTCGGGTGCGACGGAATGCGAGTGGGACAAACAGGGAAGGGTAAATTTACCGGGAAATTTGCGGCAGTACGCTAAGCTGGAGAAAGATTGTGTTGTTCTGGGTGTCTCTAATCGGGTTGAAATTTGGAGCCGTGACACTTGGGAGCAGTATTTCCAGCAGTCGGAGGATACCTTTAATGACATTGCAGAGAAGCTGGTTGATTTTAATTTTGATTTGTAA
- the rsmH gene encoding 16S rRNA (cytosine(1402)-N(4))-methyltransferase RsmH, which translates to MFHHITVLKEEATEGLRIKPNGIYVDCTLGGGGHSSVILSRLGREGRLIAFDQDDWAHDHAKAKLSSYGEQLTLVRSNFRYLQEKLSELEWVPKKEGVPQVDGILFDLGVSSPQFDEGERGFSYNADALLDMRMDQTASLTAREIVNEWPEREIARILFQYGEEKFSRRIAKVIVERRSEHPIETTEQLVELIKEGIPAAARRTGGHPAKRSFQALRIAVNDELGAFEDGLHAAIRCLAPGGRASVITFHSLEDRICKQIFAKFVEKCTCPPDFPMCVCGGKGELKLINRKPVVPTEQELVDNPRARSAKLRVAEKLQSVAEE; encoded by the coding sequence TTGTTTCATCACATCACAGTACTTAAAGAAGAAGCAACAGAAGGGCTGCGCATCAAGCCGAATGGTATTTATGTAGATTGTACCTTGGGGGGCGGAGGGCATAGCTCGGTTATACTGTCCAGGCTTGGAAGAGAAGGCAGGTTAATTGCCTTTGACCAGGATGATTGGGCGCATGATCATGCCAAAGCTAAATTGTCTTCTTATGGGGAGCAGTTAACCTTGGTGCGAAGCAATTTTAGATATTTACAGGAAAAATTGTCCGAATTGGAATGGGTGCCGAAAAAGGAGGGCGTGCCGCAAGTTGATGGCATACTGTTTGACTTAGGCGTATCATCTCCTCAATTTGACGAGGGCGAGCGAGGGTTTAGCTATAATGCGGATGCGCTGCTGGATATGAGAATGGATCAGACAGCCAGCCTCACAGCCAGAGAAATTGTCAATGAATGGCCTGAGCGTGAGATAGCTCGCATTTTGTTCCAGTACGGGGAAGAGAAGTTTTCAAGGCGGATCGCGAAAGTGATCGTAGAGAGGCGCTCAGAGCACCCAATTGAAACGACGGAGCAGCTCGTGGAACTCATTAAAGAGGGGATCCCGGCAGCGGCGCGCCGAACGGGTGGGCATCCGGCTAAGCGAAGCTTTCAGGCCCTGCGGATTGCAGTCAACGATGAGCTCGGTGCATTCGAAGATGGTTTGCACGCTGCGATTCGCTGCCTGGCGCCAGGCGGCAGGGCTTCAGTGATTACCTTCCATTCGCTAGAAGACCGGATTTGCAAGCAGATTTTCGCGAAATTTGTCGAGAAATGCACTTGTCCTCCTGATTTTCCGATGTGCGTTTGTGGGGGAAAGGGAGAGCTGAAGCTCATCAACCGGAAGCCGGTAGTTCCTACAGAACAGGAACTTGTTGATAATCCCCGGGCGCGTTCAGCAAAATTACGCGTAGCGGAGAAATTGCAATCTGTAGCGGAGGAGTAG